A single region of the Leptodactylus fuscus isolate aLepFus1 chromosome 5, aLepFus1.hap2, whole genome shotgun sequence genome encodes:
- the LOC142204618 gene encoding protocadherin gamma-B7-like: MERQVLFFYFGLFSMATSNEFHYSILEEMKLNTIVGNVAKDLGVNNINLKMRKLRIVSHQNRNYFNISAENGNLYVSDRIDREEICGSEKNCFLDLEILAENPVNVYSVKVEIQDINDNSPNFYKDIFNIGISEYALPGVRFALGNARDPDLGINSLQNYNLSPNPNFALVEKSGKEYPELILVQPLDREKEQKYELILTAYDGGKPAKSGTAVVKIVVQDINDNYPVFSQKMYKVNLEENLPIGYVVLHLNASDKDEGSNAEISYSFSHISENAQQVFTIDSQTGAISTIGYLDYETTQMYEMTVEAVDGGGLVTQCSVLIQIVDLNDNAPEITIASLSTPISEDSAPGTLVALINVKDLDSGKYGDVNCYITDTQALKLLPSSNNYYKLITAGLLDREGTSEYNITIIAEDEGSPPMVTEKTVHITVSDVNDNAPIFGKPLYISYIPEHTPAGTSILNIYASDLDENENARVTYSIITSNIDDIPVTSYVSINSMTGVLYAQRSFDYEHLREFQFQVMAKDSGSPPLSSNVTVRICIIDKNDNAPKILYPSPDTEGSPLFEFIPHSAEKGYLVTKVIAVDADSGHNAWLSYHLLQVPDPILFTIGQYTGEIRIGRDLPDTESLRQKLVVLVKDNGVPSLSSTVTLNLVVAETFQQIVPEIKRQPNNSATTSNTTFYLVIAIAFISLVFIVTVLITVIFKCRKTYSPTSFDAFNRNVYPQFTLGCPSEISDTSLPFPFSYDVCVTLDSKQNEIAYLKPVQNVPTDNLIDTEDSAPGTDVINANSSSSSNAQVGSS; the protein is encoded by the coding sequence ATGGAACGGCAAGTATTATTTTTCTACTTTGGTTTGTTTTCTATGGCTACATCTAATGAATTCCACTACTCTATTCTAGAGGAGATGAAGCTAAATACTATTGTGGGGAATGTTGCAAAAGATTTAGGCGTGAACAATATCAACCTGAAAATGAGAAAATTAAGGATTGTTTCACATCAAAACAGAAATTATTTCAATATCAGCGCAGAAAACGGGAATTTATATGTCAGTGACAGGATAGACAGAGAGGAGATCTGCGGGTCGGAGAAGAACTGCTTTCTGGATCTTGAAATTTTGGCAGAAAATCCAGTAAATGTTTACTCTGTTAAAGTTGAAATACAAGATATAAATGACAATTCACCAAATTTCTATAAAGATATTTTTAATATTGGCATAAGTGAATATGCGTTACCTGGGGTGAGATTTGCTCTTGGGAATGCAAGAGATCCAGATTTAGGCATCAACTCCTTACAGAATTATAATTTAAGCCCTAACCCAAATTTTGCTTTGGTGGAAAAATCAGGAAAAGAATATCCAGAACTTATTTTAGTACAACCCCTAGATCGGGAAAAGGAGCAAAAATATGAATTAATTTTGACTGCCTACGATGGCGGCaaaccagcaaaatctggaacGGCTGTTGTCAAGATTGTTGTTCAGGACATCAATGATAATTATCCAGTGTTTAGTCAAAAGATGTATAAAGTTAACTTAGAAGAAAACCTACCAATTGGGTATGTGGTTTTACACTTGAATGCCAGTGATAAAGATGAAGGATCCAATGCCGAAATCTCCTATTCATTTAGCCATATTTCCGAAAATGCCCAACAAGTGTTCACCATTGATTCCCAGACTGGAGCCATTAGCACAATTGGATATCTGGACTATGAAACAACACAGATGTATGAGATGACTGTAGAAGCGGTGGATGGTGGAGGCCTAGTCACACAATGCTCTGTCTTAATCCAAATTGTGGATCTTAATGACAATGCTCCGGAGATAACAATTGCATCACTGTCTACACCAATATCAGAGGACTCCGCACCTGGGACCCTTGTAGCATTAATAAATGTGAAGGATTTGGATTCTGGGAAATATGGAGATGTGAACTGTTACATAACTGATACACAGGCTCTAAAATTACTTCCATCATCCAATAACTACTACAAGCTTATAACTGCAGGTCTACTAGATAGAGAAGGAACCTCAGAATATAACATCACAATTATCGCAGAAGATGAAGGGTCTCCTCCAATGGTAACTGAGAAAACTGTTCATATTACTGTCTCAGATGTGAATGACAATGCTCCAATTTTTGGAAAACCACTTTATATTTCCTATATCCCAGAACACACCCCAGCAGGAACATCAATACTGAATATCTATGCATCTGATCTGGATGAAAACGAGAATGCTAGGGTCACATATTCTATCATTACCAGTAACATTGATGACATCCCAGTCACATCGTATGTGTCCATAAACTCAATGACCGGGGTTCTCTATGCCCAGAGATCATTTGACTATGAACATTTGCGGGAATTTCAGTTCCAGGTGATGGCTAAAGACAGTGGATCTCCTCCTCTAAGCAGTAATGTCACCGTGAGGATATGTATCATTGATAAGAATGATAATGCTCCTAAGATCCTCTACCCATCACCGGACACTGAGGGATCGCCATTATTTGAGTTTATTCCTCATTCTGCTGAGAAAGGTTATCTAGTCACCAAAGTGATCGCAGTGGACGCCGACTCTGGACACAACGCCTGGCTCTCCTATCACTTACTACAAGTCCCTGATCCAATATTATTCACCATTGGCCAATATACTGGGGAAATCAGGATCGGACGAGATCTTCCAGACACAGAGTCTTTAAGACAAAAGCTTGTGGTCCTGGTGAAGGATAATGGAGTCCCATCTCTGTCATCTACAGTGACATTGAACTTGGTTGTGGCTGAGACTTTTCAACAGATTGTACCAGAGATAAAGCGCCAACCCAATAACTCAGCAACTACTTCTAATACAACGTTCTACCTGGTAATAGCTATAGCCTTCATCTCTCTGGTTTTTATTGTGACAGTTTTGATCACGGTTATTTTTAAGTGCAGAAAAACATATAGTCCGACATCTTTTGATGCCTTTAATAGAAATGTGTATCCTCAGTTCACCCTGGGATGTCCTTCTGAGATCAGTGATACAAGTTTACCTTTCCCATTCTCATATGATGTGTGTGTGACTCTGGACTCCAAGCAGAATGAAATTGCTTATCTGAAACCGGTGCAGAACGTCCCAACAGACAATCTCATAGACACTGAGGATTCAGCTCCGGGAACTGACGTAATAAATGCTAACTCGTCATCAAGCAGCAATGCCCAGGTAGGAAGCAGTTAA